One genomic region from Drosophila busckii strain San Diego stock center, stock number 13000-0081.31 chromosome 3R, ASM1175060v1, whole genome shotgun sequence encodes:
- the LOC108603304 gene encoding papilin isoform X2: MDLSRRLRSTALIAFIVLIGIQQSQSRFPGLRAKRQYGANLYLSANYVTPGGEGNDPNEWTDWSSPSECSRTCGGGVSYQTRECRRRDSNGDAACTGGRVRYYSCNTQDCPEEEPDFRAQQCSRYDDTKFDGVLYEWVPYTNAANPCELNCMPKGERFYYRQREKVVDGTRCNDKDLDVCVNGQCMPVGCDMMLGSDAKEDKCRKCGGDGSTCKTIQNTYTSSDLAAGYNDLLLIPQGATNIRIQESMPSNNYLACRNQEGTYYLNGNWRIDFPRPMQYAGAWWNYQRKPMGFAAPDQLTCAGPITESIYIVMLVQDKNISVDYEYSIPESLSHSQPDAHTWTHREFGACSVSCGGGTQSRQVSCNNRMNLQEVDAALCDPEAKPVETQACGVEPCAPHWVEGEWTKCSKGCGSDGFQNRTVTCERISTNGEHTKEEDAVCLKEVGNKPATQQECNRDVKNCPKYHLGPWKPCDKLCGEGKQTRKVTCFIKENGKKRVLPNDDCVEEKPEEERTCLLAPCEGVDWIVSQWSGCDACGQNTETRTAICGSKDGKVYPEKFCASERPELTRPCKSAKCETQWFTSEWSKCSAKCGKGVQSRIVICGEFDGKTVTPAADDSKCNAEMKPKSEQECEAEQKECPGEWFTGPFGLCSKPCGGGERTREVLCLSNGEKSLNCDKSKVEAISEKCNPDPCSKDEVLPLTSTDKSIEDDDEECSDEDFELVTTDITDDEKASDTTDMDDDMQSTLSTDGMMSDGPYSSSVDASASTDSTIEGSGSDSTTDSGISTSEGSGDDEETDSTMDTSESSDLSTESSGATSEASTDVSSSSDDTTAASSSTDSSVSTDSSASTDASASTDASSSTDASASTDSSVSTDSSAATDSSAATESSLSTESSGSTDSSLSTESSGSTDVSSSSDGSSPTVGSSDASDSTAATESTENVSSSSEATSDSSKSTSDASSSTDSSSSTSSDISTDSSAATDTTVSSSTESTTTDTTESTSSQSTSSTDASSVSSSESSASTSDATKSSEESTTENGSSASTDSSTNDATDSTTEGVSDGSSDGSTDMSTLSTDSSSDVTTDSSTDVSNDSSTDGSTDGSTDVSSDSSTESSKSTDVSGSTDAGSSISTESTVEGGSTESTTGGSTVDSSSVSTDSSKSTDLSSSTEVSGSTEASESTESTGSRESPATTESSSTEITSSVSGESSTDTSDSTATTESGATSDTSSGSTDSSLSTEEGSTSDIWGSSEETSTPHTWETTLRTEKLRKCKSKKKDCSKSVFGCCPDGKSTPKGPFDEGCPIAKTCAETEFGCCPDGVSPAGGKKNKDCPKSECAETLFGCCPDKYTTAEGEDNEGCPEPTTVPPTTTTEATTEFEGSGDTTQASDLVTSCAFSEFACCPDGETPAQGKDFAGCEPPKVGQGQDCRSSEHGCCPDGRTPAAGPNRQGCAACTSEPFGCCPDNETPAHGPSGEGCCINSAYGCCPDNLRPAYGPNAEGCECRDAPYGCCPDQRTAARGPEQEGCACETTQHGCCPDKITAAKGAKFEGCPCETMQFGCCADGLSFAKGPHQQGCHCTQTEFKCCEDGKTPAKGPDMQGCTCVETEFGCCPDGVTKATDEKFGGCENVQQPAQKACGLPKETGSCGNFSVKYYFDTSYGGCARFWYGGCDGNDNRFETEAECKDTCQEYTGQHICLLPKSAGPCQGFVKKWYFDTDRNRCEEFQYGGCYGTNNRFDSLEACQGTCAISETMPPCEQPVESGPCAGNYERWYYDNQTDVCRPFAYGGCKGNKNNYPTEHACKYSCREPGVLKAKDLCDLPAEMGECANYEFAWYYDTKDTACRQFYYGGCGGNENRFTSEQACMARCEKKPEPTTPPPPPSQVDVCSEPESIGDCDKYVLKWLFDKTAGTCRQFYYGGCGGNGNNFATEDECLQRCNRPAPQPEPQPQPPAQPAVHVCDQPAAVGDCADYKLLWNFNATAGRCQQFYYGGCGGNDNRFETETDCAAHCLPNIDNRLHNEPQPQPEPEPEPEPEPSTAKCFKSAEAGNCRDNVTRWFYDSQEGICDQFVYTGCGGNENNYASEEDCQNECFAAQDTCSLRPIRGRCNDISRRWYFDSRSGSCYEFEFTGCRGNRNNFVSERECLSFCRHDAEPQPQPEPPAPAYSVCTQPAEAGECDNHTTAWFYDNEKMACTAFTYSGCGGNGNRFQTRDQCERQCGEFRGIDVCNEPVTTGPCVQWQTRYYYNRDSQSCEPFTYGGCDGTGNRFNDRSECETVCIAGREPAPAAGASKEICRLPLIVGRCNGQSNEERRWYYDDERGNCVAFIYSGCSGNQNNFRSFEACINQCGSPIEPGNEIPASSCEHYENECRELRCPYGVRRVAVNEQPDCQKCECENPCDDHECPDSQQCAIDLSNTADRQFVAVCRDKLKAGACPQLVANASECARECYTDADCRGDNKCCSDGCGFICVHPARPTQRPNTPAPAVIYPGEVRAMLEPKGKPELDVQSSIGGIAVLRCFATGNPSPNITWSLKNLVIDTNQGRYVLTSNGDLTIVQVRQTDDGTYVCVASNGLGEPVRREVELKVTESQNMPAYIAGDMNSTQIVQLNQPALVRCPAGGVPAPHVSWWRNDRNFGMNRDTDRGEMNRDFSLFFRSIQLSDLGLYTCEVYNNQQRPVSLYVTLKAFGPAYALNAEEDKYLRYIIDPARAPVTQRPRYPYRPSRPVYVPPPSVQTPTINAQAIIGLDPHNKYTPGSTIAIGCSVQGYPAPNVTWTKDNTPLYSNERVQITSEPHRMVISDVTTEDSGVYGCTARNAYSYSTSQEQITIESMIPVSPECIDNPYFANCKLIVQGQYCVNKYYAQFCCRSCTLAGQIAQPHPNAL; the protein is encoded by the exons ATGGATTTATCGAGGCGGTTGCG CTCAACTGCCTTGATAGCATTCATTGTACTGATTGGCATACAACAATCACAAAGTAGATTC CCTGGACTGCGTGCTAAAAGACAATACGGCgccaatttgtatttatcGGCCAATTATGTGACACCAGGCGGTGAGGGTAACGATCCCAACGAGTGGACCGACTGGAGTTCCCCCTCAGAGTGCTCGCGCACCTGCGGCGGCGGTGTGTCCTATCAGACACGCGAGTGTCGACGACGCGA ctccaATGGCGATGCTGCCTGCACGGGCGGTCGGGTGCGCTACTATTCCTGCAACACCCAAGACTGTCCGGAGGAGGAGCCTGACTTCAGAGCACAGCAGTGTTCACGCTATGACGACACCAAGTTTGATGGCGTGCTCTATGAGTGGGTGCCTTATACCAATGCAGCCAATCCCTGTGAGCTAAACTGCATGCCCAAGGGCGAGCGTTTCTACTATCGCCAGCGTGAGAAGGTCGTTGATGGCACACGCTGCAATGACAAGGATCTGGATGTGTGCGTCAACGGTCAGTGCATGCCTGTGGGCTGTGACATGATGTTGGGCAGCGATGCCAAGGAGGACAAGTGCCGCAAGTGTGGCGGCGATGGCAGCACCTGCAAGACCATACAGAATACCTATACCTCCAGTGATCTGGCTGCAGGCTACAACGATCTGCTGCTCATACCACAAGGCGCTACAAATATACGCATACAGGAGTCGATGCCATCGAACAACTATTTGGCCTGCCGCAATCAGGAGGGCACATACTATCTGAACGGCAATTGGCGCATTGATTTCCCACGTCCCATGCAATATGCTGGCGCCTGGTGGAACTATCAGCGCAAGCCCATGGGCTTTGCGGCACCTGATCAGCTCACCTGCGCTGGCCCCATCACCGAGAGCATTTATATCGTCATGTTGGTGCAAGACAAGAACATTAGCGTGGACTACGAGTATAGCATACCCGAATCTCTGAGCCATAGTCAGCCAGATGCGCATACCTGGACACATCGCGAGTTTGGTGCTTGCAGCGTTTCTTGCGGCGGCGGCACTCAGTCGCGCCAGGTGAGCTGCAACAATCGCATGAATTTGCAAGAAGTTGATGCTGCGCTCTGCGATCCCGAGGCTAAGCCCGTGGAGACACAAGCCTGTGGCGTGGAGCCCTGTGCGCCGCATTGGGTTGAAGGTGAATGGACAAAGTGTTCAAAGGGCTGCGGCTCAGATGGCTTCCAAAATCGCACTGTTACCTGTGAGCGTATTTCTACCAATGG cGAACATACCAAGGAAGAAGATGCTGTTTGCCTTAAGGAAGTTGGCAACAAGCCAGCTACACAACAGGAATGCAATCGTGATGTGAAGAACTGCCCCAAGTATCACTTGGGCCCATGGAAACCATGTGATAAGCTTTGCGGTGAGGGCAAGCAAACACGTAAGGTAACTTGCTTTATCAAGGAGAATGGCAAAAAGCGTGTTTTGCCTAATGATGACTGTGTTGAGGAAAAGCCTGAAGAAGAAAGAACTTGCCTGCTGGCTCCTTGCGAAGGTGTCGACTGGATTGTTTCCCAATGGAGTGGc TGTGATGCTTGCGGCCAAAATACCGAGACTCGTACCGCCATTTGTGGCTCTAAGGACGGCAAAGTGTACCCTGAAAAGTTTTGCGCCTCAGAGCGTCCAGAGCTGACCAGACCATGCAAATCGGCCAAGTGTGAGACACAGTGGTTCACATCAGAGTGGAGCAAGTGCTCAGCAAAATGCGGAAAGGGCGTGCAATCACGTATTGTTATCTGTGGTGAATTTGATGGCAAGACAGTTACACCAGCGGCAGATGATTCCAAATGTAATGCTGAAATGAAGCCCAAGTCAGAACAGGAATGCGAGGCCGAGCAGAAGGAATGCCCTGGTGAATGGTTCACAGGACCATTTGGTCTTTGCAGTAAGCCATGTGGTGGTGGCGAGCGCACGCGTGAAGTTTTATGTCTGTCTAATGGCGAAAAGTCTCTTAACTGTGACAAGTCCAAGGTTGAGGCAATTTCTGAAAAATGCAACCCAGATCCTTGCTCAAAGGACGAAGTTTTGCCACTCACAAGTACTGATAAGTCCATtgaagatgatgatgaagaaTGTTCTGATGAGGACTTTGAGTTGGTAACCACCGATATAACTGACGACGAGAAGGCTAGTGACACCACTGATATGGATGATGATATGCAATCCACTCTCTCAACGGACGGTATGATGAGTGATGGTCCATACTCCTCCTCAGTGGATGCATCTGCCTCGACAGACAGCACAATCGAAGGCTCTGGATCAGATAGTACAACAGATAGCGGAATTTCCACAAGTGAAGGCAGCGGTGATGATGAGGAAACTGACTCAACGATGGACACTTCTGAGTCATCTGACTTGTCCACTGAGAGCAGTGGAGCGACTTCTGAAGCTTCGACTGATGTGTCATCCTCCTCTGATGATACCACAGCTGCATCAAGCTCAACAGACAGCTCCGTCTCCACAGACAGCTCAGCCTCAACAGATGCTTCAGCTTCTACAGACGCTTCATCGTCTACAGATGCTTCCGCCAGCACAGATAGCTCTGTATCTACTGACAGCTCTGCAGCAACCGATAGCTCAGCTGCAACCGAAAGTTCCCTATCAACCGAGTCATCTGGTTCCACTGACAGCTCACTTTCAACAGAAAGCTCAGGCTCAACTGATGTGTCAAGCTCAAGTGATGGATCCAGTCCAACTGTGGGCTCCTCAGACGCTAGTGATTCAACAGCAGCTACCGAGTCGACAGAAAATGTGTCCTCATCGTCAGAGGCTACCAGCGACTCATCCAAATCCACTTCAGATGCTTCCTCTTCTACTGATTCATCCAGCTCAACCTCATCTGACATATCAACTGACTCGTCTGCTGCTACAGATACAACAGTATCATCATCAACTGAAAGTACAACTACGGATACAACCGAATCAACAAGCTCACAGTCTACTTCATCTACTGATGCATCCAGCGTATCTTCAAGCGAGTCATCTGCTTCAACTTCTGATGCCACAAAGTCGAGTGAAGAATCTACCACTGAAAATGGATCTAGTGCGTCCACTGATTCATCAACAAATGATGCAACTGACAGTACTACAGAAGGCGTCTCTGATGGCTCCAGCGATGGCTCCACTGATATGTCCACGCTATCGACTGATAGCTCAAGCGATGTTACTACCGATAGCTCAACAGATGTATCAAATGATAGCTCAACTGATGGCTCCACTGACGGTTCAACTGATGTTTCATCTGACAGCTCCACCGAATCATCCAAGTCCACAGACGTTAGTGGATCTACAGATGCTGGAAGCTCCATTTCGACTGAGAGCACCGTCGAAGGCGGAAGCACCGAATCAACTACAGGAGGCAGCACTGTTGACTCTAGCTCTGTCTCCACTGACAGCTCCAAGTCAACGGATCTATCAAGCTCAACGGAAGTTAGCGGCTCAACTGAAGCTTCAGAATCCACTGAATCCACAGGATCTAGAGAGTCTCCAGCCACTACTGAGTCCTCGTCTACAGAAATTACATCTTCTGTATCTGGTGAATCCTCAACAGACACTTCGGACTCCACCGCGACTACAGAAAGTGGTGCCACCTCAGATACTTCCTCAGGATCGACTGACAGCTCACTTTCAACGGAGGAAGGCTCCACCAGTGATATATGGGGCTCATCTGAAGAGACTAGCACACCACATACTTGGGAAACAACTCTTAGGACAGAGAAGCTACGTAAATGTAAGTCGAAGAAGAAGGATTGTTCAAAGTCTGTCTTTGGCTGCTGTCCGGATGGAAAGTCTACACCTAAAGGACCTTTCGATGAGGGTTGCCCAATTGCAAAGACCTGCGCAGAGACAGAGTTTGGTTGCTGTCCTGATGGCGTTTCTCCAGCTGGTGGCAAAAAGAACAAGGATTGTCCCAAATCAGAATGCGCTGAAACgctctttggctgctgccccGACAAGTACACAACTGCTGAGGGTGAAGACAACGAAGGTTGCCCAGAGCCTACCACAGTACCGCCAACGACAACTACAGAAGCTACCACCGAATTTGAAGGCTCAGGTGATACTACACAGGCATCAGATCTTGTCACTTCCTGTGCCTTTTCTGAATTCGCCTGCTGTCCCGATGGCGAGACGCCAGCTCAGGGCAAAGACTTTGCCGGCTGTGAGCCACCAAAGGTTGGTCAAGGTCAGGATTGTCGCTCTTCAGAGCATGGCTGCTGTCCAGATGGTCGCACACCAGCTGCGGGTCCCAACAGACAGGGCTGCGCAGCTTGCACCAGCGAGCCCTTCGGCTGCTGCCCAGACAACGAGACGCCTGCGCATGGTCCAAGCGGTGAAGGTTGCTGCATTAATTCAGCCTATGGTTGCTGTCCCGATAATCTACGACCTGCCTATGGACCTAACGCTGAGGGCTGTGAGTGCAGAGACGCGCCCTATGGCTGCTGTCCCGATCAAAGAACCGCTGCACGTGGACCCGAACAAGAAGGATGCGCTTGTGAAACGACCCAGCATGGCTGCTGTCCCGACAAGATTACCGCCGCCAAGGGTGCCAAGTTTGAAGGCTGCCCATGCGAAACAATGCAGTTTGGTTGCTGCGCCGATGGCCTTAGCTTTGCCAAGGGCCCACATCAACAAGGCTGCCACTGCACACAAACTGAGTTCAAATGCTGTGAAGATGGTAAGACTCCTGCCAAGGGACCAGACATGCAGGGCTGCACTTGCGTGGAAACAGAGTTTGGTTGCTGTCCCGATGGCGTTACCAAGGCGACGGATGAGAAGTTCGGCGGCTGCGAAAATGTTCAACAGCCTGCGCAAAAGGCTTGCGGCCTGCCCAAGGAAACTGGCAGCTGCGGCAACTTTAGCGTCAAGTATTACTTCGACACTTCCTATGGCGGCTGTGCGCGTTTCTGGTATGGTGGCTGTGATGGCAACGACAATCGCTTCGAGACTGAGGCCGAGTGCAAGGATACCTGCCAGGAGTACACAGGACAACATATTTGCCTGCTGCCCAAGAGCGCAGGTCCCTGCCAGGGCTTCGTCAAGAAGTGGTACTTCGATACGGACAGAAATCGCTGTGAGGAATTCCAATACGGTGGCTGCTACGGCACCAACAATCGCTTTGATAGCCTCGAAGCTTGCCAGGGCACCTGTGCCATTAGCGAAACAATGC caCCTTGCGAGCAGCCAGTGGAGAGTGGACCATGTGCTGGCAACTATGAGCGTTGGTACTACGACAATCAGACAGATGTTTGCCGTCCATTTGCCTATGGCGGCTGCAAgggcaacaagaacaactatCCAACGGAACATGCCTGCAAATACAGCTGCCGCGAGCCCGGCGTGCTTAAAG cCAAAGACCTTTGCGACTTGCCTGCTGAGATGGGCGAATGCGCCAACTATGAGTTTGCCTGGTACTATGATACCAAGGATACTGCCTGTCGTCAGTTCTACTACGGCGGCTGCGGTGGCAACGAGAATCGCTTTACCAGCGAGCAGGCCTGCATGGCGCGTTGCGAGAAGAAGCCCGAGCCGACaacgccaccaccaccacccagtCAGGTGGACGTTTGCAGCGAGCCAGAGAGTATTGGCGACTGCGATAAATATGTGCTCAAGTGGCTGTTTGACAAAACTGCAGGCACCTGTCGTCAGTTCTACTACGGCGGCTGtggcggcaatggcaacaactttgCCACCGAAGATGAATGCTTGCAGCGTTGCAACAGACCAGCGCCGCAGCCAGAGCCACAACCTCAGCCTCCAGCACAGCCTGCTGTTCATGTGTGCGATCAACCTGCTGCTGTGGGCGATTGCGCTGATTATAAGTTGCTGTGGAACTTTAACGCTACAGCCGGACGCTGCCAGCAGTTCTATTATGGCGGCTGCGGTGGCAATGACAATCGCTTTGAAACCGAAACTGACTGCGCTGCACATTGCTTGCCAAACATTGACAATCGCCTTCATAAcgagccacagccacaaccagagcccgagcccgagcctgagcctgagcccaGCACTGCCAAGTGCTTCAAGTCGGCTGAGGCTGGCAATTGTCGCGATAATGTAACACGCTGGTTCTATGACTCCCAGGAGGGCATTTGCGATCAGTTTGTCTACACGGGCTGCGGCGGCAATGAGAACAATTACGCCAGCGAAGAGGATTGCCAGAACGAATGCTTTGCTGCACAGGACACCTGCTCACTGCGTCCCATACGCGGTCGCTGCAATGACATCTCACGTCGCTGGTACTTCGACAgtcgcagcggcagctgctacGAGTTTGAGTTCACTGGCTGCCGCGGCAATCGTAACAACTTTGTCTCCGAGCGCGAATGCTTGAGCTTCTGTCGTCATGATGCAGAGCCGCAaccacagccagagccaccAGCACCT GCCTACTCTGTGTGCACACAGCCTGCTGAGGCTGGCGAGTGCGACAATCACACCACCGCTTGGTTCTATGACAATGAGAAAATGGCTTGCACCGCTTTTACCTACAGCGGCTGTGGCGGCAATGGCAATCGCTTCCAGACGCGCGATCAATGCGAGCGCCAGTGCGGCGAGTTCAGAGGAATTG ACGTATGCAATGAGCCTGTTACAACGGGTCCTTGTGTGCAGTGGCAGACGCGTTATTATTACAATCGCGATAGCCAAAGCTGTGAGCCCTTCACCTATGGCGGCTGCGATGGCACTGGCAATCGCTTTAATGATCGCAGCGAGTGCGAAACGGTTTGCATAGCTGGTCGCgagccagcaccagcagcaggtGCATCCAAAG AAATTTGCCGTTTACCTTTGATCGTTGGTCGCTGCAATGGGCAATCGAATGAGGAGCGTCGTTGGTATTATGATGATGAGCGCGGCAATTGTGTGGCATTCATTTACTCCGGTTGCTCTGGCAATCAGAACAATTTCCGTTCATTTGAAGCATGCATTAATCAATGCGGAT CGCCTATTGAGCCTGGCAACGAAATTCCAGCCAGCAGCTGTGAACACTACGAAAACGAATGCCGCGAACTGCGCTGTCCCTATGGCGTGCGTCGCGTCGCTGTCAACGAGCAGCCCGACTGCCAGAAATGCGAATGCGAGAATCCCTGCGATGATCATGAGTGCCCCGATAGCCAACAATGTGCCATTGACCTTAGCAACACAGCTGATCGCCAGTTTGTTGCCGTTTGCCGTGATAAGTTGAAGGCTGGCGCCTGCCCACAGCTCGTGGCCAATGCCAGCGAATGCGCCCGTGAATGTTACACCGATGCCGATTGCCGTGGTGACAACAAGTGCTGCAGCGATGGCTGTGGCTTCATTTGCGTGCATCCAGCGCGTCCCACACAACGTCCCAATACACCAGCGCCTGCTGTTATCTATCCAGGCGAAGTGCGTGCCATGCTGGAGCCCAAGGGCAAGCCCGAATTGGATGTGCAGAGCTCCATTGGCGGCATTGCagtgctgcgctgctttgctaCCGGCAATCCATCACCAAATATCACTTGGTCACTCAAAAATCTGGTG ATTGACACCAATCAAGGCCGCTATGTGCTTACATCGAATGGTGATTTGACTATTGTGCAGGTGCGTCAAACAGATGATGGCACTTATGTTTGCGTCGCTAGCAATGGCCTAGGCGAGCCTGTGCGTCGTGAGGTGGAGCTGAAAGTAACAG AGTCTCAGAATATGCCCGCCTATATCGCTGGTGATATGAACTCCACACAGATTGTGCAATTGAATCAGCCCGCGCTGGTGCGTTGTCCAGCTGGTGGTGTGCCCGCACCACATGTAAGCTGGTGGCGCAACGATCGCAACTTTGGCATGAATCGCGATACGGATCGCGGTGAAATGAATCGCGATTTCTCGCTATTCTTCCGCTCCATACAGTTGAGCGATCTGGGCTTGTATACCTGTGAGGTGTACAACAATCAGCAGCGTCCTGTTTCACTGTACGTTACGCTCAAGGCATTTGGTCCAGCGTATGCGCTGAATGCTGAAGAAGACAAGTACTTGCGTTACATTATAGATCCGGCTAGAGCGCCCGTAACGCAACGTCCCAGGTATCCGTATAGACCATCGCGTCCAGTTTATGTGCCACCGCCAAGTGTGCAGACGCCCACAA TCAATGCTCAAGCTATCATTGGCTTGGATCCGCATAATAAATACACGCCTGGCTCCACTATTGCCATTGGCTGCTCCGTGCAGGGCTATCCAGCGCCTAATGTAACCTGGACCAAGGACAATACGCCGCTGTACAGCAACGAGCGCGTGCAAATTActt CTGAACCACATCGCATGGTTATCAGCGATGTTACCACCGAGGATAGCGGCGTCTATGGTTGCACTGCCCGCAATGCATACAGCTACAGCACCAGCCAGGAGCAGATTACCATTGAAT CTATGATACCGGTATCGCCCGAGTGCATTGACAATCCGTACTTTGCCAACTGCAAGCTGATTGTCCAGGGCCAGTATTGTGTGAACAAGTACTACGCCCAGTTCTGCTGCAGATCCTGCACATTGGCTGGCCAAATCGCGCAGCCACATCCCAATGCGCTTTAA